A DNA window from Brassica napus cultivar Da-Ae chromosome C1, Da-Ae, whole genome shotgun sequence contains the following coding sequences:
- the LOC106374386 gene encoding bidirectional sugar transporter SWEET14-like — protein MALNVLAFTFGIMGNIISFIVFLAPVPTFVRICKKKSIEGFQSLPYVSALFSATLWIYYAMQKDGSGLLLITINAVGCFIETIYIVLFITYANKKARISTLKVLGLLNFLGFAAIILVCELLTKASNREKVLGGICVGFSVCVFAAPLSIMRVVIRTRSVEFMPFSLSLFLTLSAITWLFYGLAIKDFYVALPNIMGAFLGAVQMILYVIYKYYKAPKTDDTEKPKTVPDHSIDMVKLASTPVPGELTVHPQTHGGGDLEGQMEKKVANQFQT, from the exons ATGGCTCTAAACGTATTGGCGTTTACATTTGGAATTATGG GCAACATCATATCGTTCATCGTTTTCTTGGCACCAGT TCCAACTTTCGTTAGGATCTGCAAGAAAAAATCGATAGAAGGTTTTCAGTCACTTCCCTATGTGTCAGCGCTCTTTAGCGCGACGCTATGGATATATTACGCTATGCAGAAAGATGGATCAGGCTTACTTCTGATAACCATAAACGCCGTGGGATGCTTCATCGAAACCATTTACATCGTCCTCTTCATTACCTATGCTAACAAGAAAGCTAGA ATATCAACTTTGAAGGTTCTTGGGCTCTTGAACTTCTTGGGTTTTGCCGCTATTATCCTTGTCTGTGAGCTCTTGACCAAAGCATCTAACCGTGAGAAGGTCCTTGGAGGGATTTGCGTCGGATTTTCCGTTTGTGTCTTCGCAGCTCCTTTGAGCATCATG AGAGTGGTGATACGAACAAGAAGTGTGGAGTTTATGCCCTTTTCTCTATCATTGTTTCTTACACTCAGCGCCATTACGTGGCTCTTCTACGGTCTTGCTATCAAAGACTTCTACGTTGCA CTTCCAAACATTATGGGTGCGTTTCTCGGAGCAGTTCAAATGATTCTCTACGTCATATACAAGTACTACAAAGCTCCAAAAACTGATGACACGGAGAAACCCAAAACGGtgccggatcattcaatcgatATGGTCAAGCTTGCATCAACTCCAGTTCCCGGTGAGTTGACGGTTCATCCTCAAACTCATGGTGGTGGTGATTTGGAGGGTCAGATGGAAAAGAAAGTGGCAAACCAATTCCAAACCTAA
- the LOC106374387 gene encoding mitochondrial import inner membrane translocase subunit TIM8, giving the protein MDPSAANNPELLRFLNEEQQRVMMNEAVAKLTSVCWDKCVTSAPGSKFSPSEYSCLTHCAKRYADMSMLIIRSTQSKK; this is encoded by the exons ATGGATCCCTCCGCCGCCAACAATCCTGAATTGCTTCGCTTCCTTAAT GAAGAACAGCAAAGGGTGATGATGAACGAGGCGGTGGCGAAGCTGACGAGCGTGTGTTGGGACAAATGCGTGACAAGCGCACCGGGTAGCAAGTTCAGCCCGAGTGAGTATTCATGTCTCACACACTGTGCTAAGCGTTACGCTGACATGAGTATGCTCATCATCAGAAGCACTCAGTCCAAGAAGTGA
- the LOC106375814 gene encoding uncharacterized protein LOC106375814: MANCPGESTQTHLDILRCPFLRNINEPTNLSFSSSSLPFPIPVRAGQGPIFEDGPNFDTAFRLFHGQDGVVPLSDSPRAGAEKPALSSPAFHPLAAKAATISLSSFGHGGPFGFDAFSDMFKNQKRKSDSSKNKDSSSSKGGNHESMSDDWLQTGNCPIAKSYRAVSGVAPLVAKILQPPPGMQYKCPKAIVAARAAISKTAFAKNLRPQPLSSKVLVIGMLGMALNVPLGVWREHTEKFSASWFVALHAAVPFIGILRKSVLMPKMAMVFTIAASVMGQVIGSRAERYRLKSVAHKKLSLTGPDHVDGRCGDKVVMKWNPMLLEVASPVSTGAASVVC, encoded by the exons ATGGCTAATTGTCCTGGAGAGTCGACCCAAACTCACTTAGACATTCTCCGTTGCCCATTCTTGAGGAACATCAATGAGCCCACTAAcctctccttctcttcttcatccttgCCTTTTCCCATCCCT GTGCGAGCAGGGCAAGGTCCAATTTTTGAGGATGGACCCAATTTCGACACTGCGTTTAGGCTTTTCCATGGTCAAGATGGTGTTGTCCCGCTCTCTGACAGCCCTCGTGCCGGAGCGGAGAAGCCTGCGCTTTCCTCTCCTGCGTTCCATCCACTTGCTGCTAAGGCGGCGACTATTAGTCTCTCCTCCTTCGGACATGGAGGGCCTTTTGGATTTGATGCGTTTTCCGACATGTTTAAGAACCAAAAGAGAAAGTCAGACTCTTCCAAAAATAAagattcttcttcctctaaG GGAGGAAACCACGAGTCTATGAGCGACGACTGGCTTCAAACAGGAAACTGCCCTATTGCTAAATCGTACCGAGCTGTAAGTGGTGTGGCACCCCTCGTGGCAAAGATCCTGCAACCCCCTCCCGGAATGCAGTACAAGTGTCCTAAAGCAATAGTTGCAGCTCGAGCAGCCATATCAAAAACAGCTTTCGCTAAGAACCTCCGGCCACAGCCTTTATCATCCAAAGTACTAGTCATCGGGATGCTGGGGATGGCTCTGAACGTGCCTCTAGGGGTTTGGAGAGAGCACACTGAAAAGTTCTCTGCATCTTGGTTTGTAGCTCTACACGCAGCGGTTCCTTTCATTGGAATACTGAGGAAGTCAGTGTTGATGCCTAAGATGGCGATGGTTTTTACCATAGCAGCGTCTGTTATGGGACAAGTGATTGGGTCAAGAGCAGAGAGGTATAGGCTTAAGTCGGTGGCTCATAAGAAACTGTCGTTGACAGGACCAGATCATGTGGATGGAAGGTGCGGCGATAAAGTGGTGATGAAATGGAATCCCATGTTGCTTGAAGTAGCAAGTCCTGTTTCTACGGGAGCAGCTAGTGTTGTCTGCTAA